In a genomic window of Gossypium arboreum isolate Shixiya-1 chromosome 7, ASM2569848v2, whole genome shotgun sequence:
- the LOC108455703 gene encoding pectinesterase/pectinesterase inhibitor PPE8B-like gives MPKPFHLLVFFLVALCLCTNSNASSSTNEFLETECLKVPATEFIGSLKTTIDAIRKATSVVSQFGGFFHDFRLSNAIFDCLDLLDSSADELSWTMSASQNPNAKDNSTGDLSSDLRTWLSAAMVNQQTCIDGFEGTNSMVKTVVSGSLNQITSLVRNLLIMVHPGPNSKSNGTRNGSQKGGGGGGHPGQNRFPVWFKREDRRLLQINGVTANVVVAADGSGNFTRIMDAVETAPDKSMNRYVIYIKKGLYKENVEIKKKKWNLMMIGDGMDVTVISGNRSFIDGWTTFRSATFAVSGRGFIARDITFENTAGPQKHQAVALRSDSDLSVFFRCAIKGYQDSLYTHTMRQFYRECKITGTVDFIFGDGAVLFQNCQILAKQGLPSQKNTITAQGRKDPNQPTGFSIQFCNISADTDLLPSVNSTPTYLGRPWKLYSRTIIMQSYISDAIRPQGWLEWNQDFALDTLYYAEYMNNGPGASLSERVKWPGYHVLNNSAQAVNFTVAQFIEGDLWLPSTGVKYTSGFGV, from the exons ATGCCAAAGCCATTCCATTTGTTGGTATTCTTCCTTGTTGCTCTTTGTCTATGCACCAATTCAAATGCCAGCAGTAGTACTAATGAGTTCCTTGAAACTGAGTGCTTGAAAGTACCAGCAACTGAGTTTATAGGTTCTTTGAAAACCACCATTGATGCTATACGAAAAGCTACCTCTGTTGTTTCTCAATTTGGTGGCTTTTTTCATGATTTTCGTCTCTCTAATGCCATTTTTGATTGTCTTGATCTGCTCGACTCTTCTGCTGATGAACTAAGTTGGACCATGTCTGCTTCCCAGAATCCTAATG CTAAAGATAACAGTACTGGTGATCTAAGTTCTGATTTAAGAACATGGTTAAGTGCTGCAATGGTTAACCAACAGACATGCATTGATGGGTTTGAAGGTACAAATAGCATGGTCAAAACTGTAGTATCCGGTAGCTTGAACCAAATCACTTCACTGGTTCGTAATCTTCTCATCATGGTGCACCCTGGTCCTAATTCCAAGTCCAACGGTACCCGTAATGGCAGCCAAAAAGGTGGTGGTGGTGGGGGTCATCCAGGCCAGAACCGGTTTCCGGTATGGTTCAAAAGGGAGGATCGGAGATTGTTGCAAATAAATGGGGTAACAGCAAATGTTGTGGTGGCAGCAGATGGGAGTGGGAATTTCACACGCATAATGGATGCTGTGGAGACAGCACCAGATAAGAGTATGAACAGATATGTTATTTACATTAAGAAGGGTTTATATAAAGAGAATGTGGAGATCAAGAAGAAGAAATGGAACCTTATGATGATCGGTGATGGAATGGATGTCACTGTAATATCTGGGAATCGTAGCTTCATTGATGGATGGACCACATTTCGATCTGCAACATTTG CTGTAAGTGGAAGAGGGTTCATAGCAAGAGACATAACATTCGAGAACACAGCAGGTCCCCAAAAGCACCAAGCGGTAGCGTTACGGTCCGACTCGGACCTCTCAGTTTTCTTCCGATGTGCAATCAAGGGATACCAAGACTCGCTCTACACCCACACGATGCGTCAATTCTACAGGGAATGTAAGATCACCGGCACTGTAGACTTCATATTCGGCGACGGCGCGGTTTTGTTCCAAAATTGCCAAATCTTAGCCAAGCAAGGCTTACCAAGCCAGAAAAATACCATCACCGCGCAAGGTCGCAAAGACCCGAACCAACCGACTGGCTTCTCCATCCAGTTCTGCAACATCTCGGCCGATACAGACTTATTACCTTCAGTTAACTCCACTCCTACATACTTGGGAAGACCATGGAAACTATATTCAAGGACCATTATCATGCAATCCTACATTAGTGATGCCATAAGGCCACAAGGGTGGCTTGAATGGAACCAAGATTTTGCCTTGGATACATTATACTATGCCGAGTACATGAATAATGGGCCAGGGGCTAGCCTTAGTGAGCGAGTTAAGTGGCCTGGTTACCATGTTTTAAATAACTCAGCTCAAGCTGTTAATTTTACAGTAGCTCAATTCATTGAAGGAGACTTGTGGTTGCCGTCAACTGGTGTTAAATACACTTCAGGATTTggggtataa